From the genome of Sander lucioperca isolate FBNREF2018 chromosome 1, SLUC_FBN_1.2, whole genome shotgun sequence, one region includes:
- the trim69 gene encoding E3 ubiquitin-protein ligase TRIM69, with the protein MSKNQKEVKKIQTVYLQNLEKLNQGIKPDKKSWKPKEEDFAAAMEKLRQPPIAGKVTKSSAHRISRDLTCSICLDLFKQPVSLPCDHTFCQGCIEGYWTGPRGPIQGGTGSCPQCRKVYPGQSYRPNRIVANIVESYCQGLEESGTGPRLADVGVTERVPAPVPRCSRHREELKLYCEEDQELVCLVCGLSQEHRNHTMVCVQEAEQKYRASLNSSMDSLKVELNTALQCDREAEDEVKKLKEHTADLKQRIEAQFSDLHQFLYQEEKLLQVKLKTEERRELIRLDEHKALLCVEISRLQRAVHEIEDKLKEQDAFTLLRSIKVLLQRPSLKFEKPPFTPPSLCEGRFAGPLQYRVWKSMKGSIYPVPAAITFNSSTANPWLSLTSSLTCVRYQTFNHTVQDNPSRFNAALSLLGSQGFTHGRHYWEIEVYSSTVWTVGVARESVPRKGVIKALPANGFWTLSLSYGIQYMAGTSPPTVLSLEEPLARIGVYLDYKRGLVSFYNAECMIHLYTFRETFTETLYPYFNLGFLDKVHENEPLKVFLPKI; encoded by the exons ATGAGTAAAAATCagaaagaagtgaaaaaaatcCAGACAGTTTATCTGCAGAACTTGGAAAAACTAAACCAGGGGATAAAGCCAGACAAGAAAAGTTGGAAACCAAAGGAAGAAGACTTTGCTGCAGCGATGGAAAAGCTGCGACAGCCTCCCATAGCTGGAAAAGTAACCAAAAGCTCAGCACACAGAATCAGCAGAGATCTTACCTGCTCCATCTGCTTGGATCTTTTCAAGCAGCCGGTGTCCTTGCCCTGTGATCACACCTTTTGCCAGGGGTGCATCGAGGGCTACTGGACCGGCCCCCGGGGGCCCATTCAGGGAGGCACAGGCTCCTGCCCTCAGTGCAGGAAGGTGTACCCCGGGCAAAGCTACAGACCCAACCGCATTGTTGCCAACATAGTAGAGAGCTACTGTCAGGGTCTAGAGGAGAGCGGGACTGGACCTCGCCTGGCAGATGTTGGAGTGACAGAGAGGGTTCCTGCTCCGGTCCCACGCTgcagcagacacagagaggagctgaagCTTTACTGTGAGGAGGACCAGGAGctggtgtgtctggtgtgtggcCTCTCCCAGGAGCACAGGAATCATACCATGGTGTGTGTACAGGAGGCTGAACAGAAGTACAGG GCGTCTCTGAACAGCTCCATGGATTCCCTTAAAGTTGAGCTCAACACGGCGCTGCAGTGCGACAGAGAAGCTGAGGACGAGGTTAAAAAGCTCAAG GAGCACACCGCTGACCTGAAGCAACGCATTGAAGCCCAGTTCAGCGACCTGCACCAGTTCCTGTACCAGGAGGAGAAGCTGCTGCAGGTGAAGCTGAAGACGGAGGAGCGCAGAGAGCTGATCCGACTGGACGAGCACAAGGCCCTGCTGTGTGTGGAGATCTCTCGTCTGCAGAGAGCCGTCCACGAGATAGAGGACAAACTGAAAGAGCAGGACGCCTTCACTCTGCTTCGG AGCATCAAAGTCCTGCTCCAGAG GCCTTCACTGAAGTTTGAGAAACCCCCTTTTACACCGCCCAGTCTGTGCGAGGGTCGGTTTGCGGGGCCCCtgcagtacagagtgtggaAATCGATGAAAGGAAGCATTTATCCAG TTCCAGCAGCCATCACATTTAACTCCAGCACAGCCAACCCTTGGCTCAGCCTGACCTCCTCCCTTACCTGTGTTCGCTACCAGACCTTTAACCACACCGTGCAGGACAACCCCTCCAGGTTCAACGCTGCCCTGTCACTGCTCGGAAGCCAGGGCTTCACCCATGGGCGCCACTACTGGGAGATTGAAGTCTACAGCAGCACAGTCTGGACTGTGGGGGTGGCCCGAGAGTCAGTGCCTAGAAAGGGAGTCATCAAAGCCCTACCAGCCAACGGCTTCTGGACTCTGTCCCTTTCTTATGGGATACAGTACATGGCTGGCACTTCACCCCCAACAGTCCTGTCCCTGGAGGAGCCACTGGCCAGGATCGGAGTGTACCTGGATTACAAGAGGGGCCTGGTGTCCTTTTACAACGCAGAGTGCATGATACACCTCTACACCTTCAGAGAGACCTTCACTGAGACACTGTACCCTTACTTCAACTTGGGCTTTCTGGATAAAGTGCATGAAAATGAGCCTCTCAAAGTTTTCTTACCAAAGATTTAG
- the LOC116035078 gene encoding bone morphogenetic protein 1-like isoform X1, whose translation MEVAPTLLLLLCGLRVSLAADWEFTYLGDAIDYKDPCKAAAFLGDIALDEDDLRMFKEAHSSDGAQHTSQTNHTDSVNSSSVRRSKRAADRKSLHRRRRAATSRPERVWPDGIIPYVISGNFTGSQRAIFRQAMRHWEKHTCVTFTERTTEESYIVFTYRPCGCCSYVGRRGGGPQAISIGKNCDKFGIVVHELGHVIGFWHEHTRPDRDEHVSIIRDNIQPGQEYNFLKMEPGEVDSLGEVYDFGSIMHYARNTFSRGIFLDTILPRYDVNGVRPPIGQRTRLSKGDIAQARKLYQCARCGDSLQDSAGNFSSPGFPNGYSAYAHCVWMISVTPGEKIVLNFTSMDLFRSHLCWYDHVEVRDGFWRKAPLKGRFCGDMLPDPIISTDSRLWIEFRSSSSWLGKGFSAVYEAICGGEVKRDSGQIQSPNYPDDYQSNKVCVWQITVAEGFDVGLSFQSFEIERHDSCAYDYVEVRDGSSESSPLLGRFCGYDKPDDIKSSSNQLWLKFVSDGSVNKAGFAANFFKEMDECSRPDNGHCEQQCLNTLGSYRCACDPGYELAADRRNCETAACGGFITKLNGSLTTPGWPKEYPPNKNCVWQLVAPIQYRITLVFDVFETEGNDVCKYDYVEVRSGLTSDSELHGKFCGVEKPEVITSQQNNMRIEFKSDNTVSKKGFKAHFFSDIDECSKENGGCQHECVNTFGSYSCQCRSGFMLHDNKHDCKEAGCDHAVNTVSGTISSPNWPDKYPSKKACTWSLSTTPGHRIKIVFNEIDMESHLECAYDHLEIYDGRDTRAPILGRFCGTKKPSPVVSSGNKMFLRFFSDNSVQKRGFEASYRAECGGSLKAEVKTKDLYSHAQFGDNNYPGGSDCLWVVSAEKGYGVEIIFQVFEIEEETDCGYDYVELYDGADIKSPRLGRYCGSGAPEEVYSAGDAIVLKFHSDDSINKKGFHVRYTSTKFQDTLHASK comes from the exons CTGCCTTTTTGGGAGATATCGCTCTTGATGAAGATGACCTCCGCATGTTCAAAGAAGCCCACAGCAGTGATGGAGCACAGCACACTTCCCAGACCAACCACACAGACTCAG TTAACAGTTCCAGCGTCAGGAGGAGTAAGAGAGCTGCAGACAGAAAGAGTCTCCATCGTCGAAGGAGAGCAGCCACCTCCAGACCTGAGCGAGTGTGGCCGGATGGCATCATCCCGTATGTGATCAGTGGGAACTTCACTG GCAGTCAGAGAGCCATTTTCCGACAGGCGATGCGTCACTGGGAGAAACACACTTGCGTAACATTCACTGAGAGGACGACTGAAGAAAGCTACATCGTTTTCACCTACCGACCTTGTGG GTGTTGCTCCTACGTGGGGAGGAGAGGTGGCGGCCCTCAGGCCATCTCTATAGGAAAGAACTGTGATAAGTTTGGCATTGTGGTGCATGAACTCGGCCACGTGATCGGTTTCTGGCACGAACACACACGTCCAGACCGTGACGAGCATGTAAGCATCATCAGAGACAACATCCAACCAG GACAGGAGTATAACTTCCTGAAGATGGAGCCAGGCGAGGTCGACTCACTTGGGGAGGTATATGACTTCGGCAGCATCATGCATTATGCAAGGAATACATTTTCCAG GGGCATCTTCTTAGACACGATCTTGCCCCGTTATGACGTCAATGGAGTCAGGCCACCTATTGGACAGAGGACCAGGCTGAGCAAAGGGGACATTGCACAAGCCCGAAAACTCTACCAGTGTGCAA GGTGTGGGGACAGCCTGCAGGACAGTGCAGGAAACTTCTCTTCTCCTGGTTTTCCGAACGGCTACTCAGCGTACGCTCACTGTGTCTGGATGATTTCTGTCACTCCTGGAGAGAAG ATTGTGTTGAATTTTACTTCCATGGACCTCTTCAGGAGTCACTTGTGTTGGTACGACCATGTGGAAGTCCGAGACGGGTTTTGGAGAAAAGCTCCTCTGAAAG GCCGTTTTTGTGGAGACATGCTTCCAGATCCAATCATCTCGACCGACAGTCGACTGTGGATTGAATTCAGAAGCAGCAGTAGCTGGTTGGGCAAAGGCTTTTCAGCAGTCTATGAAG CCATTTGTGGGGGAGAAGTGAAGCGGGACAGCGGCCAGATCCAGTCCCCCAATTATCCTGATGACTACCAGTCCAACAAAGTGTGTGTATGGCAAATCACAGTGGCAGAGGGTTTCGATGTTGGCCTCTCCTTTCAGTCATTTGAG ATTGAGAGACATGACAGCTGTGCCTACGACTATGTGGAGGTGAGGGATGGCAGCTCAGAGAGCAGCCCGCTGCTTGGTCGTTTCTGCGGCTACGACAAACCTGACGACATCAAAAGTAGCTCCAACCAGCTCTGGCTGAAGTTTGTGTCGGATGGCTCAGTCAACAAAGCTGGGTTTGCGGCCAACTTTTTCAAAG AGATGGATGAGTGCTCCAGACCTGACAACGGTCACTGTGAGCAGCAATGTCTGAACACGTTGGGCAGCTACAGATGTGCTTGTGACCCCGGATATGAGCTGGCAGCTGACAGACGTAACTGTGAGA CAGCTGCCTGTGGTGGGTTCATCACCAAGCTTAATGGCTCCCTCACCACCCCCGGGTGGCCCAAAGAATACCCACCCAACAAGAACTGTGTGTGGCAGCTGGTGGCACCCATTCAGTATCGCATCACTCTGGTGTTCGATGTGTTCGAGACCGAAGGGAATGAT GTGTGTAAATATGATTATGTGGAGGTGCGCAGTGGGTTGACTTCAGACTCAGAGCTTCATGGGAAGTTCTGTGGAGTGGAGAAACCCGAGGTCATCACCTCCCAACAAAACAACATGAGGATCGAGTTCAAGTCTGACAACACTGTCTCCAAGAAGGGCTTCAAAGCTCATTTCTTCTCTG ATATAGACGAATGCTCCAAAGAAAATGGTGGCTGCCAGCATGAATGTGTGAACACCTTCGGGAGCTACAGCTGTCAGTGCCGCAGCGGCTTCATGCTGCATGATAATAAGCATGACTGCAAGGAAG CGGGCTGTGATCATGCTGTCAACACTGTGTCAGGCACAATAAGCAGCCCCAACTGGCCTGATAAGTATCCCAGCAAGAAGGCCTGCACCTGGTCTCTGTCTACAACCCCAGGCCATCGTATCAAAATT GTTTTCAATGAGATCGACATGGAGTCTCATCTGGAGTGCGCTTACGACCATCTGGAGATCTACGACGGGCGTGACACCCGTGCCCCGATTCTTGGACGCTTCTGTGGCACCAAAAAACCTTCTCCAGTCGTCTCTAGTGGCAACAAAATGTTCCTGCGTTTTTTCTCTGACAACTCAGTGCAGAAGAGAGGCTTTGAGGCTTCATACAGAGCAG AATGTGGAGGAAGCCTGAAAGCCGAGGTCAAGACAAAAGATCTCTACTCTCATGCCCAGTTTGGAGATAACAACTACCCCGGTGGCTCCGACTGTCTGTGGGTGGTCTCTGCTGAGAAGGGTTACGGAGTGGAGATCATCTTCCAAGTGTTTGAGATCGAGGAGGAGACAGACTGCGGGTATGATTATGTGGAGCTGTATGACGGCGCTGACATCAAGTCTCCGAGGCTGGGACGGTATTGTGGATCTGGG GCCCCAGAGGAAGTCTACTCAGCCGGGGACGCCATAGTTTTAAAGTTTCACTCAGATGACAGCATCAATAAAAAAGGCTTTCATGTACGCTACACAAGCACAAAGTTCCAGGACACGTTGCACGCAAGCAAGTGA
- the LOC116035078 gene encoding bone morphogenetic protein 1-like isoform X3 — protein sequence MFKEAHSSDGAQHTSQTNHTDSVNSSSVRRSKRAADRKSLHRRRRAATSRPERVWPDGIIPYVISGNFTGSQRAIFRQAMRHWEKHTCVTFTERTTEESYIVFTYRPCGCCSYVGRRGGGPQAISIGKNCDKFGIVVHELGHVIGFWHEHTRPDRDEHVSIIRDNIQPGQEYNFLKMEPGEVDSLGEVYDFGSIMHYARNTFSRGIFLDTILPRYDVNGVRPPIGQRTRLSKGDIAQARKLYQCARCGDSLQDSAGNFSSPGFPNGYSAYAHCVWMISVTPGEKIVLNFTSMDLFRSHLCWYDHVEVRDGFWRKAPLKGRFCGDMLPDPIISTDSRLWIEFRSSSSWLGKGFSAVYEAICGGEVKRDSGQIQSPNYPDDYQSNKVCVWQITVAEGFDVGLSFQSFEIERHDSCAYDYVEVRDGSSESSPLLGRFCGYDKPDDIKSSSNQLWLKFVSDGSVNKAGFAANFFKEMDECSRPDNGHCEQQCLNTLGSYRCACDPGYELAADRRNCETAACGGFITKLNGSLTTPGWPKEYPPNKNCVWQLVAPIQYRITLVFDVFETEGNDVCKYDYVEVRSGLTSDSELHGKFCGVEKPEVITSQQNNMRIEFKSDNTVSKKGFKAHFFSDIDECSKENGGCQHECVNTFGSYSCQCRSGFMLHDNKHDCKEAGCDHAVNTVSGTISSPNWPDKYPSKKACTWSLSTTPGHRIKIVFNEIDMESHLECAYDHLEIYDGRDTRAPILGRFCGTKKPSPVVSSGNKMFLRFFSDNSVQKRGFEASYRAECGGSLKAEVKTKDLYSHAQFGDNNYPGGSDCLWVVSAEKGYGVEIIFQVFEIEEETDCGYDYVELYDGADIKSPRLGRYCGSGAPEEVYSAGDAIVLKFHSDDSINKKGFHVRYTSTKFQDTLHASK from the exons ATGTTCAAAGAAGCCCACAGCAGTGATGGAGCACAGCACACTTCCCAGACCAACCACACAGACTCAG TTAACAGTTCCAGCGTCAGGAGGAGTAAGAGAGCTGCAGACAGAAAGAGTCTCCATCGTCGAAGGAGAGCAGCCACCTCCAGACCTGAGCGAGTGTGGCCGGATGGCATCATCCCGTATGTGATCAGTGGGAACTTCACTG GCAGTCAGAGAGCCATTTTCCGACAGGCGATGCGTCACTGGGAGAAACACACTTGCGTAACATTCACTGAGAGGACGACTGAAGAAAGCTACATCGTTTTCACCTACCGACCTTGTGG GTGTTGCTCCTACGTGGGGAGGAGAGGTGGCGGCCCTCAGGCCATCTCTATAGGAAAGAACTGTGATAAGTTTGGCATTGTGGTGCATGAACTCGGCCACGTGATCGGTTTCTGGCACGAACACACACGTCCAGACCGTGACGAGCATGTAAGCATCATCAGAGACAACATCCAACCAG GACAGGAGTATAACTTCCTGAAGATGGAGCCAGGCGAGGTCGACTCACTTGGGGAGGTATATGACTTCGGCAGCATCATGCATTATGCAAGGAATACATTTTCCAG GGGCATCTTCTTAGACACGATCTTGCCCCGTTATGACGTCAATGGAGTCAGGCCACCTATTGGACAGAGGACCAGGCTGAGCAAAGGGGACATTGCACAAGCCCGAAAACTCTACCAGTGTGCAA GGTGTGGGGACAGCCTGCAGGACAGTGCAGGAAACTTCTCTTCTCCTGGTTTTCCGAACGGCTACTCAGCGTACGCTCACTGTGTCTGGATGATTTCTGTCACTCCTGGAGAGAAG ATTGTGTTGAATTTTACTTCCATGGACCTCTTCAGGAGTCACTTGTGTTGGTACGACCATGTGGAAGTCCGAGACGGGTTTTGGAGAAAAGCTCCTCTGAAAG GCCGTTTTTGTGGAGACATGCTTCCAGATCCAATCATCTCGACCGACAGTCGACTGTGGATTGAATTCAGAAGCAGCAGTAGCTGGTTGGGCAAAGGCTTTTCAGCAGTCTATGAAG CCATTTGTGGGGGAGAAGTGAAGCGGGACAGCGGCCAGATCCAGTCCCCCAATTATCCTGATGACTACCAGTCCAACAAAGTGTGTGTATGGCAAATCACAGTGGCAGAGGGTTTCGATGTTGGCCTCTCCTTTCAGTCATTTGAG ATTGAGAGACATGACAGCTGTGCCTACGACTATGTGGAGGTGAGGGATGGCAGCTCAGAGAGCAGCCCGCTGCTTGGTCGTTTCTGCGGCTACGACAAACCTGACGACATCAAAAGTAGCTCCAACCAGCTCTGGCTGAAGTTTGTGTCGGATGGCTCAGTCAACAAAGCTGGGTTTGCGGCCAACTTTTTCAAAG AGATGGATGAGTGCTCCAGACCTGACAACGGTCACTGTGAGCAGCAATGTCTGAACACGTTGGGCAGCTACAGATGTGCTTGTGACCCCGGATATGAGCTGGCAGCTGACAGACGTAACTGTGAGA CAGCTGCCTGTGGTGGGTTCATCACCAAGCTTAATGGCTCCCTCACCACCCCCGGGTGGCCCAAAGAATACCCACCCAACAAGAACTGTGTGTGGCAGCTGGTGGCACCCATTCAGTATCGCATCACTCTGGTGTTCGATGTGTTCGAGACCGAAGGGAATGAT GTGTGTAAATATGATTATGTGGAGGTGCGCAGTGGGTTGACTTCAGACTCAGAGCTTCATGGGAAGTTCTGTGGAGTGGAGAAACCCGAGGTCATCACCTCCCAACAAAACAACATGAGGATCGAGTTCAAGTCTGACAACACTGTCTCCAAGAAGGGCTTCAAAGCTCATTTCTTCTCTG ATATAGACGAATGCTCCAAAGAAAATGGTGGCTGCCAGCATGAATGTGTGAACACCTTCGGGAGCTACAGCTGTCAGTGCCGCAGCGGCTTCATGCTGCATGATAATAAGCATGACTGCAAGGAAG CGGGCTGTGATCATGCTGTCAACACTGTGTCAGGCACAATAAGCAGCCCCAACTGGCCTGATAAGTATCCCAGCAAGAAGGCCTGCACCTGGTCTCTGTCTACAACCCCAGGCCATCGTATCAAAATT GTTTTCAATGAGATCGACATGGAGTCTCATCTGGAGTGCGCTTACGACCATCTGGAGATCTACGACGGGCGTGACACCCGTGCCCCGATTCTTGGACGCTTCTGTGGCACCAAAAAACCTTCTCCAGTCGTCTCTAGTGGCAACAAAATGTTCCTGCGTTTTTTCTCTGACAACTCAGTGCAGAAGAGAGGCTTTGAGGCTTCATACAGAGCAG AATGTGGAGGAAGCCTGAAAGCCGAGGTCAAGACAAAAGATCTCTACTCTCATGCCCAGTTTGGAGATAACAACTACCCCGGTGGCTCCGACTGTCTGTGGGTGGTCTCTGCTGAGAAGGGTTACGGAGTGGAGATCATCTTCCAAGTGTTTGAGATCGAGGAGGAGACAGACTGCGGGTATGATTATGTGGAGCTGTATGACGGCGCTGACATCAAGTCTCCGAGGCTGGGACGGTATTGTGGATCTGGG GCCCCAGAGGAAGTCTACTCAGCCGGGGACGCCATAGTTTTAAAGTTTCACTCAGATGACAGCATCAATAAAAAAGGCTTTCATGTACGCTACACAAGCACAAAGTTCCAGGACACGTTGCACGCAAGCAAGTGA
- the LOC116035078 gene encoding bone morphogenetic protein 1-like isoform X2, with translation MEVAPTLLLLLCGLRVSLAADWEFTYLGDAIDYKDPCKAAAFLGDIALDEDDLRMFKEAHSSDGAQHTSQTNHTDSVNSSSVRRSKRAADRKSLHRRRRAATSRPERVWPDGIIPYVISGNFTGSQRAIFRQAMRHWEKHTCVTFTERTTEESYIVFTYRPCGCCSYVGRRGGGPQAISIGKNCDKFGIVVHELGHVIGFWHEHTRPDRDEHVSIIRDNIQPGQEYNFLKMEPGEVDSLGEVYDFGSIMHYARNTFSRGIFLDTILPRYDVNGVRPPIGQRTRLSKGDIAQARKLYQCARCGDSLQDSAGNFSSPGFPNGYSAYAHCVWMISVTPGEKIVLNFTSMDLFRSHLCWYDHVEVRDGFWRKAPLKGRFCGDMLPDPIISTDSRLWIEFRSSSSWLGKGFSAVYEAICGGEVKRDSGQIQSPNYPDDYQSNKVCVWQITVAEGFDVGLSFQSFEIERHDSCAYDYVEVRDGSSESSPLLGRFCGYDKPDDIKSSSNQLWLKFVSDGSVNKAGFAANFFKEMDECSRPDNGHCEQQCLNTLGSYRCACDPGYELAADRRNCETACGGFITKLNGSLTTPGWPKEYPPNKNCVWQLVAPIQYRITLVFDVFETEGNDVCKYDYVEVRSGLTSDSELHGKFCGVEKPEVITSQQNNMRIEFKSDNTVSKKGFKAHFFSDIDECSKENGGCQHECVNTFGSYSCQCRSGFMLHDNKHDCKEAGCDHAVNTVSGTISSPNWPDKYPSKKACTWSLSTTPGHRIKIVFNEIDMESHLECAYDHLEIYDGRDTRAPILGRFCGTKKPSPVVSSGNKMFLRFFSDNSVQKRGFEASYRAECGGSLKAEVKTKDLYSHAQFGDNNYPGGSDCLWVVSAEKGYGVEIIFQVFEIEEETDCGYDYVELYDGADIKSPRLGRYCGSGAPEEVYSAGDAIVLKFHSDDSINKKGFHVRYTSTKFQDTLHASK, from the exons CTGCCTTTTTGGGAGATATCGCTCTTGATGAAGATGACCTCCGCATGTTCAAAGAAGCCCACAGCAGTGATGGAGCACAGCACACTTCCCAGACCAACCACACAGACTCAG TTAACAGTTCCAGCGTCAGGAGGAGTAAGAGAGCTGCAGACAGAAAGAGTCTCCATCGTCGAAGGAGAGCAGCCACCTCCAGACCTGAGCGAGTGTGGCCGGATGGCATCATCCCGTATGTGATCAGTGGGAACTTCACTG GCAGTCAGAGAGCCATTTTCCGACAGGCGATGCGTCACTGGGAGAAACACACTTGCGTAACATTCACTGAGAGGACGACTGAAGAAAGCTACATCGTTTTCACCTACCGACCTTGTGG GTGTTGCTCCTACGTGGGGAGGAGAGGTGGCGGCCCTCAGGCCATCTCTATAGGAAAGAACTGTGATAAGTTTGGCATTGTGGTGCATGAACTCGGCCACGTGATCGGTTTCTGGCACGAACACACACGTCCAGACCGTGACGAGCATGTAAGCATCATCAGAGACAACATCCAACCAG GACAGGAGTATAACTTCCTGAAGATGGAGCCAGGCGAGGTCGACTCACTTGGGGAGGTATATGACTTCGGCAGCATCATGCATTATGCAAGGAATACATTTTCCAG GGGCATCTTCTTAGACACGATCTTGCCCCGTTATGACGTCAATGGAGTCAGGCCACCTATTGGACAGAGGACCAGGCTGAGCAAAGGGGACATTGCACAAGCCCGAAAACTCTACCAGTGTGCAA GGTGTGGGGACAGCCTGCAGGACAGTGCAGGAAACTTCTCTTCTCCTGGTTTTCCGAACGGCTACTCAGCGTACGCTCACTGTGTCTGGATGATTTCTGTCACTCCTGGAGAGAAG ATTGTGTTGAATTTTACTTCCATGGACCTCTTCAGGAGTCACTTGTGTTGGTACGACCATGTGGAAGTCCGAGACGGGTTTTGGAGAAAAGCTCCTCTGAAAG GCCGTTTTTGTGGAGACATGCTTCCAGATCCAATCATCTCGACCGACAGTCGACTGTGGATTGAATTCAGAAGCAGCAGTAGCTGGTTGGGCAAAGGCTTTTCAGCAGTCTATGAAG CCATTTGTGGGGGAGAAGTGAAGCGGGACAGCGGCCAGATCCAGTCCCCCAATTATCCTGATGACTACCAGTCCAACAAAGTGTGTGTATGGCAAATCACAGTGGCAGAGGGTTTCGATGTTGGCCTCTCCTTTCAGTCATTTGAG ATTGAGAGACATGACAGCTGTGCCTACGACTATGTGGAGGTGAGGGATGGCAGCTCAGAGAGCAGCCCGCTGCTTGGTCGTTTCTGCGGCTACGACAAACCTGACGACATCAAAAGTAGCTCCAACCAGCTCTGGCTGAAGTTTGTGTCGGATGGCTCAGTCAACAAAGCTGGGTTTGCGGCCAACTTTTTCAAAG AGATGGATGAGTGCTCCAGACCTGACAACGGTCACTGTGAGCAGCAATGTCTGAACACGTTGGGCAGCTACAGATGTGCTTGTGACCCCGGATATGAGCTGGCAGCTGACAGACGTAACTGTGAGA CTGCCTGTGGTGGGTTCATCACCAAGCTTAATGGCTCCCTCACCACCCCCGGGTGGCCCAAAGAATACCCACCCAACAAGAACTGTGTGTGGCAGCTGGTGGCACCCATTCAGTATCGCATCACTCTGGTGTTCGATGTGTTCGAGACCGAAGGGAATGAT GTGTGTAAATATGATTATGTGGAGGTGCGCAGTGGGTTGACTTCAGACTCAGAGCTTCATGGGAAGTTCTGTGGAGTGGAGAAACCCGAGGTCATCACCTCCCAACAAAACAACATGAGGATCGAGTTCAAGTCTGACAACACTGTCTCCAAGAAGGGCTTCAAAGCTCATTTCTTCTCTG ATATAGACGAATGCTCCAAAGAAAATGGTGGCTGCCAGCATGAATGTGTGAACACCTTCGGGAGCTACAGCTGTCAGTGCCGCAGCGGCTTCATGCTGCATGATAATAAGCATGACTGCAAGGAAG CGGGCTGTGATCATGCTGTCAACACTGTGTCAGGCACAATAAGCAGCCCCAACTGGCCTGATAAGTATCCCAGCAAGAAGGCCTGCACCTGGTCTCTGTCTACAACCCCAGGCCATCGTATCAAAATT GTTTTCAATGAGATCGACATGGAGTCTCATCTGGAGTGCGCTTACGACCATCTGGAGATCTACGACGGGCGTGACACCCGTGCCCCGATTCTTGGACGCTTCTGTGGCACCAAAAAACCTTCTCCAGTCGTCTCTAGTGGCAACAAAATGTTCCTGCGTTTTTTCTCTGACAACTCAGTGCAGAAGAGAGGCTTTGAGGCTTCATACAGAGCAG AATGTGGAGGAAGCCTGAAAGCCGAGGTCAAGACAAAAGATCTCTACTCTCATGCCCAGTTTGGAGATAACAACTACCCCGGTGGCTCCGACTGTCTGTGGGTGGTCTCTGCTGAGAAGGGTTACGGAGTGGAGATCATCTTCCAAGTGTTTGAGATCGAGGAGGAGACAGACTGCGGGTATGATTATGTGGAGCTGTATGACGGCGCTGACATCAAGTCTCCGAGGCTGGGACGGTATTGTGGATCTGGG GCCCCAGAGGAAGTCTACTCAGCCGGGGACGCCATAGTTTTAAAGTTTCACTCAGATGACAGCATCAATAAAAAAGGCTTTCATGTACGCTACACAAGCACAAAGTTCCAGGACACGTTGCACGCAAGCAAGTGA